One Helicobacter pylori NCTC 11637 = CCUG 17874 = ATCC 43504 = JCM 12093 genomic window, CTCTCAATGTTTAACATGAGATCCCTAGATTGATCTAAAGAAATAGAAGGGGTGGTTTCCACGCTCAAAACCACATCGCCCTCATCTAAAGCGGGCATGAAATTCTTCCCCACAAAAGGGAATAAAGAAAGGCTTGCGATTAAAAAAACAAACGCTCCTAAAATCACTTTTTTAGGGTTATGCACAAAAAATTCCAATAAAGGGGCGTAGATTCTGTTTAAAAACCTCGTTAAAAAGGTTTCGCTATGGGGCGTGGCTTTTAAGACAAGAGAGCTCACTACAGGAATGATAGTGATGGATAAAACTAAAGTGCCTAAAAGCGCATACACAATGCTTTGCGCTAAAGGCCTAAACATCTTGCCCTCTAACCCCTGTAAGGTTAGAATCGGCACAAAAAACACAATAATAATCACCACCCCGCTCACCACTGAAACGGCGATTTCTTTACAAGAGCGATAGATCGCATGGAGTTTAGTGGTTTTAGTGTTAGCGCTCAATTTTTCAAAAGCGTTTTCCACCACCACCACGGCTGAGTCAATGAGCATGCCTATAGCGATAACCAACCCCCCTAAACTCATCAAGTTTAAAGTCAGATCGCTAAACTTGATAAAAATAAACGCCACGGACAAGCTTAAGGGTAAAATCACCCCCACAGCCACGCTCGCCCTCAAATTCCCTAAAAATAAAAAGAGCGTGATGATGATTAAAACAACGGCTTCAATGAGGGTTTTAGAAACGGTGGCAATGGCTTTTTGCGTGAATTCTGAGCGATCATAAAAAACATTAATGGAAACGCCATTCGGTAAAAAGGGTTTTAATTCTTCTAGTTTTTGATACACTTGAGTGATGATTTCTTTGGTGTTAGCGTCTTTTAAAGAAAGCACCAAGCCTTCTGTGGTTTCGCCCACGCCATCTTTAGTGACAAACCCCAAACGGGTGCGAGACTGGCTGATGACTTTTGCAAAATCCTTAATGTGCAAATGCCCTAAATTAGTGGAAAGGGTGATTTTGCCAATGTCTTCCAAACTCAAAGAAGCGGTTTGGATTTTGACTAAAAAGGTTTCGCCATCCCTATCCACGCGCCCCGCTCCGCTGTTTCTTAAATTCACTCTCACAGCCGATTCTAAATCAGAAATACTCACCCCAAGCCTTGCCATGTCATTAAAATCCGGCACAATCACAAACGCCCTGCTAAAGCCTCCAATGGAATTGACATCCGCCACGCCGCTAATCATTCTTAATTGCGGGCGGATCACAAAATCTAAAAGCTGTCGTTTTTCTACCTCGGTGATATTGCCATCAATAGTGAACATAAAGATGTCTGACAACGGCGTAACAATGGGCGCCATGCCCCCTTCAACCCCCACGGGCAAATCTTTCATCACGCTGCTCAAGCGTTCATTAACAATGTTTCTCGCTAAATAAATATCCACGCTGTCATCAAAATCTATCGTGATGTCTGAAATAGAATATTTTGAAATACTTCTTAAAGATTTTTGCCCTTTTAGCCCTAAAAGCTCCAATTCTAAAGGGCGCACGATGTTGTTTTCCATTTCTTCAGGGCTAGAGCCAGGGAGTTTTAAAATGATTTTAACTTGAGTGGGCGAAATATCCGGGAAAGCATCTACTGGCGTGTTGATAAAACTATAAGTCCCAAAAAACAAAATAAGAATTGCGCCAACAATCACGATTATTCGCTGGCGTAAGGAAAATTCAATAATGGAAGCGAGCATTATTCTTCCCCTAAATTGTTGATCATGCCTTTTAACCCTATCAATGACCCCACTGCCACGCTGTCATTAGGGTGTAAATTTTGAGCGTTCACGATAAAAATCTTACTGCGCTCTTCTAAAACTTGAACCACCACAGGCCTAAAACCTTTAGGCGTCCTCACAAACACCAGGTAATCCTTCCCGTTTCTGATTAAAGCGTTTGAAGGGATTAAAACGGAGTCTTTGGGTTGAGAGCCTTGAATATACATTTCTACCATTTCCCCCACATGGTAATTGCCCTCATCTAATAAAGCGGTGGCTAAAATCGTGTTAGAGCCTTTGTCTAACACCACCGAAACGCTTTGAATCTTCCCGATTTTTTCCCCCTCTTCATTATAGACCGGCGAATCCCTTTTAATGGTTTTAGAAACGCCTACAGGCAATTTGATTTGAGCGATCAGATCATCGCTTTTTGAAATACGCACATAGCTAGTGAAAGCCAAAATCTTCTCGCCCACATTTTTAGGCGCTAACGCTAAAAGACCGCTATCTCTAGCCACAATCCTAAAACCATACTGCCCTTTAGGGTTTTTGGGATCCACGCCAAAGCTTTTAAACGCGCTCTCTAATTGTTCCACCTTTAAGCCCATTTCCTGGCTGGCTAAAAAACTCGTTTGATACTCCCTTTTAGGAATGACACCGGCCCTATAAAGCTCTAAATCTTTTTTAGTAATATCTTTAGCGATTTTTAATTTATTTTGGTTGTTTTGCAATTCAAAATACAAATTGCTCAAATCAATAGAGCTCACTTCACAGATCGCATCTCCAGCCTTCACCTGCTCGCCCTCTCTTTTATAAACAGCGACCACAGACGCATCAAAACTCAAACTCTGCACCACAGAACTCTTGCTATCAAAATCAATATAAGCGTTAAAAGGAAGCCCTTTACTAAAGATTTCTTTATCTAATTTAACCACCTTTAACCCCATGGGTTGCAAGTTTTTTTCTTCTAAAACAATTTCTGGATACTCTTTGGCTTTTAAAGAAACGCCCATTGAAAAAACGCCCATTAACATAAGCCACCATAACGCCCGCTTCAATGCAATACTCCTAATCTGGTCAAGCTCTCCCCTAAAGTCTCTTCTAAAAGCGCGCTAATATCAATGTATTCAATCTTAGCTTCCGCTAGAGTGATGAGGGCGTCCATGTAAGAATTTTGATAAATCAAGTATTCAAAAAGCCCGATTTTTTGGGCTTCATAAGCGATGCGCCCCATTTCCATCAAACGCTTCTTATTGGCAATGGCTTCTTTTTGGGTTTCAATGTATGCTTCTTTGGTTTTGAGCTGGTTTAAGTAGGAGTTGGCGTTGATTCTAATGTTTCGTTTCATCACTTCATTTTGCGCGAGCGTCCCGCTTTGCAAATCCAAGAATTTACGCTTTTGATAGATATTTTTAGGCGTTACCGGTAAAGGGATACGCACTTCTACAGAAAGATTAGTGGAAGAGTTATAGCTTTCAGAGCCAATCCCAAACTCAAATGCATTAAACACATCTCTATTAGCCAATTTCGCATTCACTTGATAATCTTTAGCCGTCAAATCCAAAATATCCACATACAACGAGCGATCCAATTTGAACTTTAAGGCTTCAGGCTCTAATCGCACGTATTCAAAATCCAAACCGATCACCTTGACATCATGCAAATGGTCTAAATAAGTGTCAAAATGCGCCCCCTCTTTAACCGGCTCCACAATCGCTAGCATCGTGTCTAGCATTTTTTCTAAATCTATGAGTTTAGTTTCCACATTGGTTTTAGCGAGTTTGGATTCCAAATAAGAGTTATTGAAGTTGATATAATCTTTTTCGCTCATGCTGCCGGCTTTGACTTTTTCTTTAGCGATTTTGAGCTGCGAATAAAAGTTCGCTTCCCGTTGCGCATACACTTGATACTTTTCTTTAGTCATCACATAAGTCAAATACAAGCGTTTAGCGCCAATAAAAGCGAGATTTTTATTCAATTGATAGCTTTTATCGTATTGAATGGTTTTAATAGAAAGGCTTTTAGATAAAAGCGAACTCACCCATGGGAGCTTGGGTCTTACCACTAAAAGGGTTCTGGGTTGCGCTTCTATGATGCCTTGGAAGTTTTTCACCATAGAAGTTTCATTCTCAATGTAAGGGAAATCCCAAGCGTTCACGGAGCGTTGCTCATTCAAACGGCTTTTAAAATCGGCTTTTTTGCCGATCAACTCCATTGAATTGGTTTCTACTTCTTTAAAAAACTCTTGTAGGGTAAAGGTTTTCGCATCAAGCACGCCCGCACCGCTTATTAAAAAAGCTACCCCCAAACAAAAACGCCGGACTTTGCGTTTGAAAGAATTAAATCGCAATTTCTTTAATATCCCCAATTTCTAAGAAACTTTGATACACGCCCCACAAGAAATTTTTACGATTTTTTTGGATTTCTATGTCTTTATCCATGACTAGCACGCTTTTAAAATATTCTTCTAAAGGCGCATGCAAACCAAAATAAGCCTCTATTTTGCTATCCAAACTCTCAAAAGCGCTTGTTTTGATCGCATTGAACGCTTCAAAAAGGGCATTCTCTTGCGATTCTTTGAAAAGACTCGTAGAAAACCCGCTTGATTCGTTAGGGTTTCTGTCTTTATTGATATTGGCTAAGCGTTTGAAAGCGCTAAAAAGCAACTCTTTTTTTTGAGCGTTCTTGGGATCGTCCAAAAAGCGTTTTAAGGCTTTGACTTTTTGAATGATTTTAACAATGTCTCGCTCGTTGGTGTTTAACACGCTCCTTATAATAGAGGGGTTACAATCTATTAAATTATGAAAGCGCTCCAGTAAAAACTTTTCTAAAATCTCTAAATCAAAGCTTTGATAAACGCCCACTTTTTGAAAAAGGTTTTTCAAATCCGCTTTCAAATCAAATTCTAACCCGTAATGCGCGATGATTTTCAATAGCCCAAAACTCAAGCGCCTTAAAGCAAAAGGATCTTTAGATCCGCTAGGGATTTTACCCACGCTAAAAAGAGAAAACAGGCTGTCTAATTTCAAGCTCAAAGCCACGATTGAACTAAAAACGCTAGAGGGCAAGGGAGCGTTTTCGCTTGCGGGCAAATACTGCTCTTTCACACTCAAGGCGACCAATTCGTTTTCGTTTTGTTTTAAAGCGTAATAATAGCCCATGATCCCTTGAAGCTCGCTAAATTCATACACCACTTCACTGAGTAAATCCGCCTTAGCGATTTGAACGGCTCTTTTAACCAACTCAAGGGCTTTTTCTAAAGGCATGTTTAAAGATGAAAGATATTTTTGCGTCAAATATTGAGCGATGATTGATTCTCGCTCCATTTTATCTTTTAAAGTCCCTAAACCTTGCACAAAAACCACGCTCTCTAAAGGAGCGTTATCTAAAGGCTTTTTGAGATCGTTTTCATAAAAGAAAACCGCATCGCTCAAACGGGCTTTTAAAACCTTTTGGTTGCCTAAAATGATTTTTTGCTTGTCTTTATTGATAGCGTTACTCACCACAATAAAGCCGTTGTGTAATGTTGGGCTTTCTTGGCTTTTTTGACTAAAGGCCGCAAAATAGCGTTGGTTTTCTTTCATGGAAGTGATGATGATTTCACTGGGTAATTTCAAAAACGCCTTGTCAAACTCCCCTAAAAGCGCGCTGGGGTATTCCGTGATCGCTACCACTTCATCTAATAGATCCCTATCTATTTCTACGATGATGCGATGCTTTGTTTCTAGCTCTTTAATTTCTTGTAAGATTTTAGCTTCGCGCTTTTTAGGGTCTAAAATGACATGGTTTTTTTCTAAAACTTCAAAATAGGCTTTAGGGCTATCCACTTGGATAAAATCAAAACCCTCTTGTCGGTGCACTTTCGTGGCTTGCTTGGTTTTAAAACCATACTCTTTGACTTCAATACCGTTAAAATTTTCCCCATTAAACAACACGCAAATATTATGAATGGGTCTGATAAAGCTTTTTTCCACATTGCCCCAACGCATAGACTTCCCGAAATTCAAACCCTCTAAAAACTCTAACACAATGGGCATGATTAAGTCTTTTGTAGGCTCTTTTTCATGGATTTTAGCGTGATAAAGCACTTCTTTATTGTTTTTGAACGCTGTTTGGAAATGCTGGTGATCTTTTAACCCTAATTTTTGATAAAACCCTAAGCCTAATGCGTTCAACCCTTGCGTTTTATCTTCATTGTTGCATGCGATTTTAACCGGAGGCCCAAAAAATTCCTCTTTGGTTTCTTGGGTTAAAAGGGGAAAATCTTTAATGAGCAAACACAAACGCCTAGGGGTGTAAAAAATCTCTATATTTCCCACTTCTAAAGTGCGTTTTTGAAAAAGAGCATGGAGTTTTTTAGGCATTTCTTTATATTCATTCAATAACGCTTGTGCGGGCAATTCTTCAACTAAAATCTCTACTAACAATTCATCTGAATGCAAAATCTCAATTCTCCCTAAAAAACAAAATCACTTTTAAGACTAAATCATGTTAGAATTATACTTGAATTTACACTCAGTTTAGTTTATTTCTTAATACAAAAGGTAGGCGTTTTGAAACATTTAACCCCACTCACTCACACCATCTTTAAAGCCTTATGGCTAGGCACAGCCTTAAGCGCATCTTTAAGTTTAGCCGCAGCAGAAAGCCCCACTAAAACAGAGCCTAAGCCCGCTAAAGGGGTTAAAAACAAACCCAAATCGCCCGTTACTAAAGTCATGATGACCAATTGCGACAATATTAAAGATTTTAACGCTAAGCAAAAAGAAGTCTTAAAAGCCGCTTATCAATTCGGCTCTAAAGAAAATTTAGGCTATGAAATGGCAGGCATCGCATGGAAAGAATCATGCGCAGGGGTTTATAAAATCAATTTTTCCGATCCGAGCGCTGGTGTGTACCATTCTTATATCCCTAGCGTTCTAAAAAGCTATGGGCATAATGATAGCCCCTTTTTGCGTAATGTGATGGGGGAATTGCTCATTAAAGACGATGCGTTTGCTTCTGAAGTGGCTTTAAAAGAGTTGCTCTATTGGAAAACACGCTACCATGACAATCTAAAAGACATGATTAAATCTTACAACAAGGGCAGTCGTTGGGAAAAAAACGAGAAGTCTAACGCTGATGCTGAAAAATATTACGAAGAGATACAAGACAGGATTAGGCGTTTGAAAGAATCTAAAATCTTTGATTCGCAGT contains:
- a CDS encoding efflux RND transporter periplasmic adaptor subunit, whose amino-acid sequence is MKRALWWLMLMGVFSMGVSLKAKEYPEIVLEEKNLQPMGLKVVKLDKEIFSKGLPFNAYIDFDSKSSVVQSLSFDASVVAVYKREGEQVKAGDAICEVSSIDLSNLYFELQNNQNKLKIAKDITKKDLELYRAGVIPKREYQTSFLASQEMGLKVEQLESAFKSFGVDPKNPKGQYGFRIVARDSGLLALAPKNVGEKILAFTSYVRISKSDDLIAQIKLPVGVSKTIKRDSPVYNEEGEKIGKIQSVSVVLDKGSNTILATALLDEGNYHVGEMVEMYIQGSQPKDSVLIPSNALIRNGKDYLVFVRTPKGFRPVVVQVLEERSKIFIVNAQNLHPNDSVAVGSLIGLKGMINNLGEE
- the glyS gene encoding glycine--tRNA ligase subunit beta is translated as MHSDELLVEILVEELPAQALLNEYKEMPKKLHALFQKRTLEVGNIEIFYTPRRLCLLIKDFPLLTQETKEEFFGPPVKIACNNEDKTQGLNALGLGFYQKLGLKDHQHFQTAFKNNKEVLYHAKIHEKEPTKDLIMPIVLEFLEGLNFGKSMRWGNVEKSFIRPIHNICVLFNGENFNGIEVKEYGFKTKQATKVHRQEGFDFIQVDSPKAYFEVLEKNHVILDPKKREAKILQEIKELETKHRIIVEIDRDLLDEVVAITEYPSALLGEFDKAFLKLPSEIIITSMKENQRYFAAFSQKSQESPTLHNGFIVVSNAINKDKQKIILGNQKVLKARLSDAVFFYENDLKKPLDNAPLESVVFVQGLGTLKDKMERESIIAQYLTQKYLSSLNMPLEKALELVKRAVQIAKADLLSEVVYEFSELQGIMGYYYALKQNENELVALSVKEQYLPASENAPLPSSVFSSIVALSLKLDSLFSLFSVGKIPSGSKDPFALRRLSFGLLKIIAHYGLEFDLKADLKNLFQKVGVYQSFDLEILEKFLLERFHNLIDCNPSIIRSVLNTNERDIVKIIQKVKALKRFLDDPKNAQKKELLFSAFKRLANINKDRNPNESSGFSTSLFKESQENALFEAFNAIKTSAFESLDSKIEAYFGLHAPLEEYFKSVLVMDKDIEIQKNRKNFLWGVYQSFLEIGDIKEIAI
- a CDS encoding TolC family protein — encoded protein: MRFNSFKRKVRRFCLGVAFLISGAGVLDAKTFTLQEFFKEVETNSMELIGKKADFKSRLNEQRSVNAWDFPYIENETSMVKNFQGIIEAQPRTLLVVRPKLPWVSSLLSKSLSIKTIQYDKSYQLNKNLAFIGAKRLYLTYVMTKEKYQVYAQREANFYSQLKIAKEKVKAGSMSEKDYINFNNSYLESKLAKTNVETKLIDLEKMLDTMLAIVEPVKEGAHFDTYLDHLHDVKVIGLDFEYVRLEPEALKFKLDRSLYVDILDLTAKDYQVNAKLANRDVFNAFEFGIGSESYNSSTNLSVEVRIPLPVTPKNIYQKRKFLDLQSGTLAQNEVMKRNIRINANSYLNQLKTKEAYIETQKEAIANKKRLMEMGRIAYEAQKIGLFEYLIYQNSYMDALITLAEAKIEYIDISALLEETLGESLTRLGVLH
- a CDS encoding efflux RND transporter permease subunit; this translates as MLASIIEFSLRQRIIVIVGAILILFFGTYSFINTPVDAFPDISPTQVKIILKLPGSSPEEMENNIVRPLELELLGLKGQKSLRSISKYSISDITIDFDDSVDIYLARNIVNERLSSVMKDLPVGVEGGMAPIVTPLSDIFMFTIDGNITEVEKRQLLDFVIRPQLRMISGVADVNSIGGFSRAFVIVPDFNDMARLGVSISDLESAVRVNLRNSGAGRVDRDGETFLVKIQTASLSLEDIGKITLSTNLGHLHIKDFAKVISQSRTRLGFVTKDGVGETTEGLVLSLKDANTKEIITQVYQKLEELKPFLPNGVSINVFYDRSEFTQKAIATVSKTLIEAVVLIIITLFLFLGNLRASVAVGVILPLSLSVAFIFIKFSDLTLNLMSLGGLVIAIGMLIDSAVVVVENAFEKLSANTKTTKLHAIYRSCKEIAVSVVSGVVIIIVFFVPILTLQGLEGKMFRPLAQSIVYALLGTLVLSITIIPVVSSLVLKATPHSETFLTRFLNRIYAPLLEFFVHNPKKVILGAFVFLIASLSLFPFVGKNFMPALDEGDVVLSVETTPSISLDQSRDLMLNIESAIKKHVKEVKSIVARTGSDELGLDLGGLNQTDTFISFIPKKEWSVKTKDELLEKIMDSLKDFKGINFSFTQPIEMRISEMLTGVRGDLAVKIFGDDISELNKLSFQIAQALKGIKGSSEVLTTLNEGVNYLYVTPNKESMADVGITSDEFSKFLKSALEGLVVDVIPTGISRTPVMIRQESDFASSITKIKSLALTSKYGVLVPITSIAKIEEVDGPVSIVRENSMRMSVVRSNVVGRDLNSFVEEAKKVIAQNIKLPPSYYITYGGQFENQQRANKRLSTVIPLSILAIFFILFFTFKSIPLALLILLNIPFAVTGGLIALFAVGEYISVPASVGFIALFGIAVLNGVVMIGYFKELLLQGKSVEECVLLGAKRRLRPVLMTACIAGLGLLPLLFSHSVGSEVQKPLAIVVLGGLVTSSALTLLLLPPMFMLIAKKIKIN